The following proteins come from a genomic window of Malus sylvestris chromosome 4, drMalSylv7.2, whole genome shotgun sequence:
- the LOC126619927 gene encoding non-specific lipid-transfer protein, which yields MASSAVINLALVVALCMAVSVAHAITCGQVSSNLVPCFDYVRSGGPVPPACCNGIRTINGLAKTTPDRQAACNCLKSLAGSVSGVNPGNAESLPGKCGVNVPYKISTSTNCATVK from the exons ATGGCTAGCTCTGCAGTGATCAACCTTGCTTTGGTGGTGGCCTTGTGCATGGCGGTGAGCGTTGCTCATGCCATAACATGTGGCCAGGTGAGCTCCAACCTTGTACCATGCTTTGACTACGTGAGGAGTGGCGGACCTGTCCCTCCAGCTTGCTGCAATGGAATCAGAACCATTAACGGCTTGGCCAAGACCACCCCTGACCGCCAGGCTGCTTGCAACTGCCTGAAGAGTCTTGCCGGCAGCGTCAGTGGTGTTAACCCTGGCAATGCCGAATCGCTTCCTGGAAAGTGTGGAGTCAACGTCCCCTACAAGATCAGCACCTCCACCAACTGCGCCAC CGTGAAGTAA